ttaaGTAGTTGACCgtcattttgaccaaaaaagcaaCGGACTGGGAGACGTTGTCCGTcgcttattttaaaataaattgataaataaaatataataaaaaacgACGGGCGGAGAcgcaatttttaaataatatttaattatttacaattaaaagcgacggactccgtcattatttttattttataattaatttttaaatatatttatatatggcgcaaaaatccaccaaaaaagcgacggacatatAGTCCCTGTCCGTCActttttattagaaaaattttaaaaaattaaaaaaaaaagcaacGGAAAGCGTCTCAAATTCCGTTGTTTTTTTTTAGCGACGCAGTCTGTCGCTGTTATTTTCGTCATTTTTTgacagttttttagtagtgaatttCAACTTCTCGTTGTAGTCATATTACTCCAACTTTATGTATTTTGAGGATAGTTGTTTAGGATTTCGAATGGCCTGAAAATATGTGACAATATGCTGCCTCTAAATTAGTGTCGTCTTTGTTTGTCTCCAATTTCATTATGGTTTAGATCCTTAATTGTTTTCCATgtataaaaaaatcaactccACATAGTTTTCCAAAtttcctattatttttttttactttttgtgGTTCTATCTAATTTAGATCATGATGATAGCCATCTGGAGTATACGTTTGAtagaataaatatttattttcatgtTCTTCGAATTTGCTGATTGCTCACTATTTTAGTTTAAagtatttcattttaaaatcaaattcttCTCCGATAATTATTCTTTGTACATAATAAAACTATTATATCCTCTTTGATGTAGTAATTCATATTTGGGTTGTTATAGTAAATGGTTTATTGCTAAGTTTTGAGACTAGCTCTTCATTCACTATGTTGGTTCGATTATGGTTAAGTTTTTGGGTTTTACTTTATTTGTTTCAACTATAATGGTGTTTCTTGTTAGAAATAAAACTATAGCACCTATCCTCATCTTGTGTTTACTTCCCCATTTTACTGCCTTGAGTTTCATATGCTATGAAttaaatttatgtgatattaAACATGTGTTATTTATAGATTTTGATGATGATTTGTTGAAATGAAAAATAGCTTTCTTTGGAGATATGCCTGCATTTACTTTAGTTCTGATCCATTTTCTAATATGGCTTTATTTGATTAGTTtgcttaaaaaattaattttttttatttcatctaAATTTGCTTCTAATCCGTATCATTTTTCTGTGCATGATTTGTCCCCTGAATGAGTTCAATTGGACTCATGTTTACGTGCAATTCTTCATGTTGGGCTGAAACCCAACACACCTTTTCGAGTCAGTCTCGCTAATTATTCATCAAGCATAAGGCCCAAAAGTCGGTGTATAGGTTCCCGTAGTTAATTTATAGGTGTTGGAGCGAAAATTGATTGATATACAGTCCATGTATATCAGATAATACATGGGAAAAGTGATTGTATACAttgatatatagtgatatacaaCTATGGTATACAGAAATAAAATGGGCCAAAGGCCCAAAATACAAGTGACCAAACAGCTTAGTCCAGACGTACATAAATTAAGTGTTGGGCTAGATTTTCGTATTTTATTGATTTATATTGATTCagattataataatttatttacttatgttatttataaaTGTTTAGATATTAATTATAGTTTTGTTTAACTTGTTAGATTCCCCTAAAAAAGGAATCATTTTTTTGTGATCAATTTgccttttttttaagaaaaaaaataataattttacttgAATGATATCCTTTATTTAGTCATTTTGATCCAAAGTCTTCctttaaatttatttcaaaGTGTTTCAagcaattattttttcaaatgaatGTAAATGTCTtttatctaaattattttttctaagttaaccaaattttttaaatcattggataaccgcatgttagcggctattttaagtgctaaaaccttcttaaaataataatatgaaccTCTTACTCAATTTTCTCTAAATTGTTTTGACTTAATTTGttaaagtcttttaaattaaagttttcttaatttcttttaaaaattaagtgacgattcctttttaaattgattttttcctaaatcaattttaaaccatcttttCAACACATAACAATAACTTGGGTCATTAAGCTTATGCTTCTTATGCATTGCGATTTTTCCATTTTTACTTTCAGAgacatttttttggaaaaagatTCTGATATACATGTaactttgtcatttagagcTAATATACCCCTTGTTATAAAAATGGTTCATATATACTCTCACTGTTAGACAAATGACTCACATAGTAAATTAATTCAGGTcaaaaagtaataaattattgtctttaacaaaaaaatttaaaaaattaatttaaaattaattttttcactttcGTTGGAGGAAAATGGTATATGTGAGTGATTTGTGTAACAGTAAGGGTATATATGATCCACTTTCATAACGAAGGATATATTAATACCAAATAATAAAGTTAAGAAGTATATGAGAcccttttctccttttttttttttttaatactttaagttttgagataaaaattataaattagcATTTTTAGGGGGCAAaaattaaaccaccaccaaaaTAGGGATATTTATGCAATGAGCCCTTCAAATTAAACAAAATAGCAAGTCCAAGGGAACTCCATGGCAGCAAGTTTGTGAGTTGATCTGCAAAATCAAGTTTGAGTAGTTGCGGGATCGGAAGAAGGGGAGAAGGTGATGGGGATTATAAGGAGAAGTTTCTCATTGATAGCAGGCACTGTTTGCGGTATATACATAGCTCAGAACTACAACGTCCCTAACATTAACAACCTTATACAGAATGCCTTATTCAAAGCCAAAGATGTAGAAGAGAAATACCGCAAGCCCCCTAAGCCTGGCGATCGCCTTTAGATTGAGGTTAACCGATTCTTCTTCCTTTCAAATGTAAATTCGAATAATCCAACAGTTTTAACTCATAAATTTTGTGAATCTTCGACTAAATTTGAACTGATAATGATGACTTTTGTTCGCCTTTTTACTTAGTATCGCCTAATTTGTGTAATTGCGTTTAGTTGCTGTTGTTAATGCTCGACGTTGTAGTTAGGCTTCAAGGTTAAGCAGGATGTACACCAATTCCCCTTTTCTGTTTGAGAATTCAAACGGTAGACCAGTCTTCACTGGCAATTTCTGAATGTAGACAGAGATCAACCACAAGACAATGTATAAACAATAATTTTTGTATAGAATCAGAACATCAGTACAATATATTTCTTGAGAAATTTGCGTTGCTGTGCATCCATCATAGTGGAATGTTTACCAGCAATCAgattttgttaattttaaaaCCTAGGAAGTATCTGAGAATTGTTATGGTATATGGCCTATAAGTTTTGTTTGTAATGATGAATAGTTGCATAGGTGCAATTGGCTGCTTCCATATTGTAATCGTTTATTGGTTAAGATTTATCTACCTTTTGATCTTTCACATTGAAATTTACACCAGAAGAGTAATTTTGACAGTCTGACTAGAGAACTTTGGAATATTGTTTGGCTGCGGATACCTGTTCATTTCCTAATTGGGACTAAACCATCTAGCTTTGGTCCATTTTTTTGGAACATACTAAGCATGATTACTTTTGGAATGACTTTCCTTATGACATTGCTTGACAGCTATTACCTATTTGGTGATGTTTTTTTCCCAATTATTTGACCGTCAGATATGTGTCCTTTGTGAGCCCTCAATGTTCAGAAGAGATTGCGGTTTCTGGGAGGTAAAACCAGTCTATCGTTAATGTGCCTTTGAAAGATCATTTAGAAAAGCGTTTGCAAAAATAGTTTTTGTAGGATTAGAGTGTCTGAATAAGTCTATCTTCTGAAACAGTTGTATGTTACGGATGTTTTCTGAAAACAGAAACTAAATTGCAAGCCATGATTTTGTACAAGTATCACCTAGACCCATGTCATTCATTACAACTCCCTTATGATGTAAACATTGAATCCAAAAACAAAACATGTATTTTCCTAgaaaatcatataaatataaaataaaggatTTGTTCAAGAGAAGCCCTCAGGACTTAGTTCAAGTGGCAAAGGCTGAGAGGGATTTGTGACTTTGGTCATAGGCTCGAGCCTTGCGCCTGCGAACTAAGCCTATATTTAAGTGGAGAAAGGTAGAGGGGCAGGGCCATTTGGGCTGCGGCTGGTCCTAAGGATTGGCCTCGAAGGTTTTCTCGGTCatcaaaaagaaaggaaatgatTAGTTCAAGAGCTCTAATTGTTTTACATTTTGGGAAAATGTTTAACACGAGAGGAGCTTATGAAATTCTTTTACATAATAAAAAGGAAAGATGAAACagttaaaaagaattttaaaaaagaagaggatTGGGTCAAAATGATAACATTTAAAAGTTTGTGATTTTTGTTAGGTTTTTGGTGGAGAAcaaggatttttttttatggttttgtgaaaaaataattaagtctTAGTTATGTTCATATGTTTATTTTAGATCCAATGTTTTCCAGGAGTCTTTTAGACTAGTCAGAGATTTATATGCCGAGAAAAAATATAGAGAACTTCTAGtgctcttttgtttttatttcatataataTTGGACTAGTATGAACTTAAATGAAGCCACATGGACATTGAGTATTCATCTccacttattgttgttgttttggttCTTCTGAAATCAATTGGTTTTGGTCTCTGAAAGCAAATTTATCATGTCAAAAAACCTTAGTTTGGGACACCAAAAACTTTTGGGAGCACGAtaatctcccccccccccccccaactaGTCCCTTTTTGCTAACTCAAGTTTGTGTGGTTCCTATGACCTCATCTAGACTTGTCTGAAATGGAATTATTACCACCCTGAGGGACCAAAAACCAAATTTAAGCTAGCCAGTGTAGCTCACGCGCTGCCACCTGTTCTTTCATGTCAGTTTCCTTTTACCAAATtttattttgctttctttttcaGTTTTTTATCCCACCATCTTCGGCTTATCGTTTTTTCAGATTTCAACCCTACCCACTTAAGATTTCAACTTCTTTCTCCTACCACAAACTTGTCTTGAGACATGCCAATTGTCCACAAACTTTCGGTGTGTAGTTAGCAAAAGGAAATAAGTTGTGGGAGAGGGTTTATGTATTCTGCCATTGTTTTTCTAAGAACTATTTGAACTGAAAACAACCTTGGGCGGAGTTTTACATTCATCTAGGAGAAGATAAGGATGTCAAAGAGGACAACAACAACCACTGTGCTTCAACCTCCAGACTAGTTGGGATTGGCTGTATCAATCCTCAACAACCAcgtgaaatagataaataagtCATCTTGCTGTAGTGGAAATTTAAAATgcaaaatcattttccaacctaCACCTGGCATTGGATGTACACAGTGCTTTTTCATTCGGGTGTCTCACAAATACTTTGATGCTTACTTATGAACCACATAACCCTTTAATAGGCACAATTGATTTGCAGCAACGAATCTTTGCTGGTATTCTCCGCAAGCTATGACAACTATAATCTCGTAAAAATGATTTTTGTTGAGTGCTGAATAGAATCTTAGGATCATCACTTTGGCAAATCAATTGCATTCTCGGTGTATGATTAATGGTTCACTACCTTAGGCAGTCTTTATTGATGGAAAAAATGCAACACAAC
This Solanum dulcamara chromosome 8, daSolDulc1.2, whole genome shotgun sequence DNA region includes the following protein-coding sequences:
- the LOC129901723 gene encoding uncharacterized protein LOC129901723 encodes the protein MGIIRRSFSLIAGTVCGIYIAQNYNVPNINNLIQNALFKAKDVEEKYRKPPKPGDRL